One part of the bacterium genome encodes these proteins:
- a CDS encoding CapA family protein encodes MKNRRPLLVSMLLALWLAMGLSGRGRAGTEAVTVVFGGDVALCGEVARQIERYGDGYVFGEIRELLSQADIAVVNLETPLTNSERRVPKPTPPGLKEPVYLKAKPSAGKALVAGAIDVALLANNHIGDYKGGVVDTIQNLRGLGIRLVGAGVNRRAAYSPLVVEVRQTKIAFLAFCDVYPTSYEAGASRPGCAWAHPDEMRSAIADAKRQADLVFVNLHFGGQDRATPSQRQRQLVKTALDAGADMVVGNHPHVIQPVAVDSGRPVLYSLGNLVFPMPKYSWSIGLLARATIVGKKIRRVDLIPVQIVDLSQPHRIHGHYVLEHLFKISKEFGDLPSIIEGYIEPLK; translated from the coding sequence GTGAAGAATAGGCGCCCGCTCTTGGTCTCCATGTTGTTGGCGCTCTGGCTGGCGATGGGTCTCTCAGGTCGCGGGCGCGCTGGCACGGAGGCTGTTACAGTAGTTTTTGGCGGCGATGTCGCGCTCTGCGGCGAGGTTGCCAGGCAGATAGAGAGGTACGGCGATGGCTACGTTTTTGGCGAGATTCGTGAATTGCTGTCGCAGGCGGATATCGCGGTGGTCAACCTCGAGACACCACTGACCAATTCGGAGAGGAGAGTCCCCAAGCCGACTCCGCCCGGGCTGAAGGAGCCGGTCTATCTGAAGGCCAAACCCTCGGCCGGCAAGGCGCTTGTCGCGGGGGCAATCGACGTGGCGTTGCTCGCAAACAACCACATTGGCGATTACAAAGGCGGCGTGGTTGATACGATACAGAATCTTCGAGGCCTGGGCATACGGCTAGTGGGCGCAGGAGTGAATCGCCGGGCGGCATATAGCCCCCTAGTCGTCGAGGTCCGGCAGACCAAGATCGCCTTCCTTGCATTTTGCGATGTTTATCCAACGTCTTATGAGGCAGGCGCTTCTCGACCGGGGTGCGCCTGGGCGCACCCTGATGAAATGCGCTCGGCAATTGCTGATGCCAAGAGGCAGGCGGACCTGGTCTTCGTCAACCTTCATTTCGGCGGCCAAGACCGCGCTACGCCTTCTCAACGGCAGAGACAGCTCGTCAAGACCGCTCTTGATGCAGGCGCCGACATGGTGGTGGGCAACCATCCGCACGTCATCCAGCCGGTCGCCGTGGACAGCGGCAGGCCGGTCCTTTACAGCCTGGGCAACCTGGTCTTCCCCATGCCCAAATATTCATGGTCAATAGGCCTGCTTGCCAGGGCAACGATTGTCGGCAAGAAGATTCGACGGGTGGACCTGATCCCTGTCCAGATAGTCGATCTCTCGCAGCCACATCGCATCCACGGGCACTACGTTCTCGAGCATCTCTTCAAGATCAGCAAGGAGTTCGGGGACCTGCCGAGTATCATAGAGGGATACATAGAACCGCTGAAGTGA
- a CDS encoding radical SAM protein, whose protein sequence is MRRERAPSEVGAIHKDPGGKLNVLLVFPNSYFVGMSNLGFHAIYAALNSLDYVRCERSFLPEGVLRAVGRKVPPPRSLESGDMPSRFDVIAFAVPFENDYPNLVRFLKLAGLKPRRDERWLRDPLVLAGGCAVSANPEPLASFVDAFVIGDGEQAVQELARAVFDARQARLDRQDQIARLAEIPGVYIPGLFEPEYGTDGTVSAVRSLNGSAQVARRWTPKGELVPAHTVVFSEETEFGDLGVVEAVRGCPRACAFCMVSFCNRPVRFLSVEQILSQVAEIKRHRQRVGLLGSAVAEHPELLSIVEGVLSMGMGVTVSSLRADSISPQLLSLLTRGGQRTITIAPETGDAGLRAALGKPITDEALIDLATQIASAGFETLKLYFIVGLPGESLKDVEKIVSLVKQMKHGLRKRSLGKRDVFINVSVSSFVPKAHTPFQWEAMLPPSELARRIKVIETGLSGTRGVSVHADVPKWAFVQGVLSRGDRRISKLVSSLAETNFNWQRSREMIDVNPEFFALRTRSRDEILPWAHIASGVPLDELWRRLESYRAQTKEADSR, encoded by the coding sequence ATGAGGCGGGAGCGAGCGCCAAGCGAGGTTGGAGCCATTCACAAGGACCCCGGCGGCAAGCTGAACGTGCTGTTGGTCTTTCCAAACAGTTATTTTGTTGGGATGTCCAACCTGGGCTTTCATGCGATCTACGCCGCGCTGAACTCGCTCGATTACGTTCGCTGCGAGCGCTCGTTCTTGCCGGAGGGAGTTCTTCGGGCCGTGGGCAGAAAGGTGCCGCCGCCGCGTTCGCTAGAGAGCGGGGACATGCCTTCGCGATTTGACGTCATAGCTTTCGCTGTGCCCTTCGAGAACGATTACCCCAACCTAGTCCGGTTTTTGAAGCTCGCCGGGCTCAAGCCCAGACGGGATGAGAGATGGCTCAGGGACCCGCTCGTGCTGGCCGGCGGCTGTGCGGTAAGCGCCAATCCTGAGCCGCTCGCCTCGTTCGTCGATGCTTTCGTAATTGGCGATGGCGAGCAAGCTGTGCAGGAGTTGGCGAGGGCGGTGTTTGATGCGAGACAGGCGAGGCTCGATCGGCAAGACCAGATAGCTCGTCTTGCGGAGATACCTGGCGTTTACATTCCGGGCCTCTTTGAGCCAGAATATGGCACAGACGGGACCGTTTCGGCGGTCCGCTCTCTGAATGGCAGTGCCCAGGTGGCGAGGCGCTGGACGCCTAAAGGGGAGCTCGTGCCAGCCCATACCGTGGTCTTCAGCGAGGAGACAGAGTTTGGCGATCTGGGAGTTGTCGAGGCAGTGAGGGGCTGTCCGCGGGCGTGTGCATTCTGCATGGTCTCGTTCTGCAATCGGCCGGTGCGGTTCCTTAGTGTAGAGCAGATTCTTAGCCAGGTGGCTGAGATCAAGAGGCACAGGCAGCGTGTGGGGCTGCTTGGGTCGGCGGTCGCGGAGCACCCCGAGCTCTTATCGATTGTTGAGGGCGTGCTCAGCATGGGCATGGGCGTTACCGTCTCTTCGCTCAGGGCGGACAGCATCAGCCCGCAGCTTTTGAGTCTGCTGACGCGTGGCGGGCAACGGACGATAACAATCGCTCCCGAGACGGGCGACGCGGGCCTGCGAGCCGCGCTTGGAAAGCCAATCACGGACGAGGCATTGATCGACCTCGCCACGCAGATTGCCTCCGCCGGTTTTGAGACGCTGAAACTCTACTTCATTGTGGGTCTGCCGGGAGAATCGCTAAAGGACGTTGAGAAGATAGTATCGCTCGTGAAGCAGATGAAGCACGGTCTCCGCAAGCGGTCTTTGGGCAAGCGCGACGTTTTTATCAATGTGTCAGTTTCGTCGTTTGTGCCGAAGGCTCACACGCCGTTTCAATGGGAGGCCATGCTCCCTCCGTCGGAGCTTGCGCGTCGCATCAAGGTGATAGAAACGGGGCTTTCAGGCACACGGGGCGTCTCGGTTCACGCGGATGTGCCCAAGTGGGCGTTCGTGCAAGGCGTTCTCTCTCGTGGGGACAGGCGCATCTCGAAGCTGGTATCCAGCTTGGCAGAGACCAATTTCAACTGGCAGAGGTCGCGAGAGATGATCGACGTGAACCCTGAGTTCTTCGCGCTGCGAACGAGGTCTCGCGATGAGATTCTGCCCTGGGCACACATCGCGTCCGGCGTCCCCCTAGACGAGCTTTGGCGTCGCCTCGAGTCCTATCGGGCTCAGACAAAAGAGGCAGACAGTCGGTGA
- a CDS encoding methyltransferase domain-containing protein, with amino-acid sequence MIDSNVANDPFARYVSRLKDARLERLNAVFTEEESRSTGPAKALQSGKETLKSAQDEMQGASASSRREDVEFGDRMEDLLAQASGRESIKHDYLAETRPGVTGLPKRLGLRTIRYAVKTYTDGLFGQQEAFNALSTSIIAENAGQIRSLLSRGNELEQKARLQQDFNRDVIACVSAMSDAVSSLSDAFKQQREFSSLIVSLLNDVIDGSSELATALNEKTEQRLGACEKRLDGAEEVLRQQAEENGHRLDEVEAAVRAVDERFEEDERRLEQLVGEIASTSKSVQDTHSFFSLQLEAIDSRIEHSEIRANEASEWMSNLEARATNSEERLTKSEEGLARSEEWLSNLDKEIDSSKQWLENMTSDVKGHGEWLSDVGSQVNGHADWLANLQGTTKEHNDWLSSLAEGRQQLEVWTGNLQKTQEQHASQLVELVQHEKEIDHQVFFVKRKLEESRPTQTLVPFQEGPDAARAEPGLTEDEYLIFEERFRGESAALKSRQEHYLRHFEGCRGVLDLGCGRGEFLELLKERGVEAIGVDSNPEMVRVCSSKGLDVRHADLVAFLEAADDNSLDGIFCAQVVEHFRAGQVLRLCKLMAQKLAPGGVVVIETIDPRSIYALVNNFLLDPSHLFPIHPRLLQFGFSLTDVELREVERLAPVAPGERLAVSAAESTADSDAAFEGVVEGNFRKLDDFLFGYQDYAVVGRKV; translated from the coding sequence GCAGTATTTACAGAGGAGGAGAGCCGATCGACGGGGCCAGCTAAGGCACTCCAATCGGGAAAGGAGACGCTCAAGAGCGCTCAAGATGAGATGCAAGGAGCAAGCGCCTCCTCGAGGCGTGAGGACGTGGAGTTTGGCGACAGGATGGAGGACTTGCTCGCTCAGGCCAGTGGCCGGGAGAGCATCAAGCACGACTACCTTGCCGAAACGAGGCCCGGCGTGACGGGTCTTCCAAAGCGGCTTGGGTTGAGGACGATAAGGTATGCGGTGAAGACCTACACCGACGGGCTTTTCGGACAACAGGAGGCTTTCAACGCGCTGAGCACCTCCATCATCGCTGAGAACGCAGGGCAGATAAGGTCGCTCCTTTCGCGAGGGAATGAGCTGGAGCAGAAGGCTCGCCTCCAACAGGATTTCAACCGGGACGTGATTGCCTGCGTCAGTGCGATGTCGGACGCGGTCTCTTCCCTGTCCGATGCGTTCAAACAGCAGCGGGAGTTCAGTTCGCTGATCGTTTCTCTCCTGAACGATGTGATAGATGGTTCCAGCGAGCTCGCCACGGCGTTGAACGAGAAGACTGAGCAGCGACTTGGTGCATGTGAGAAGAGGCTCGATGGGGCAGAGGAGGTGCTTCGCCAGCAAGCTGAAGAGAACGGGCATCGGCTGGACGAGGTTGAAGCCGCGGTTCGGGCAGTTGATGAGCGGTTTGAGGAGGATGAGCGGCGTCTTGAGCAGCTCGTGGGCGAGATTGCCTCGACGTCCAAGTCAGTCCAGGACACGCACTCGTTTTTTTCTCTTCAATTAGAGGCGATCGATTCCCGTATCGAGCATTCTGAGATCAGGGCAAATGAGGCATCGGAGTGGATGTCGAATCTCGAGGCAAGGGCGACCAACTCTGAGGAGAGACTTACTAAGTCTGAGGAGGGCCTGGCGAGGTCCGAGGAATGGCTCAGTAACCTTGACAAGGAGATTGATTCATCCAAGCAGTGGCTAGAGAACATGACCTCTGACGTCAAAGGGCATGGGGAGTGGCTTTCGGATGTCGGCTCTCAGGTCAACGGCCATGCGGACTGGCTGGCCAACCTTCAAGGCACGACAAAGGAGCACAACGATTGGCTTTCGAGTCTAGCTGAGGGCAGGCAACAGCTAGAGGTCTGGACGGGCAACCTCCAGAAGACGCAGGAGCAGCACGCCTCACAGCTTGTTGAGCTTGTTCAGCACGAGAAGGAGATAGACCATCAGGTTTTCTTCGTAAAGCGGAAGCTAGAGGAATCTCGTCCCACGCAGACGCTCGTTCCATTTCAGGAGGGTCCGGACGCCGCTCGGGCGGAACCCGGGCTGACGGAGGACGAGTATCTCATTTTCGAGGAGCGTTTCAGGGGTGAAAGCGCCGCTCTCAAGTCGCGGCAAGAGCACTATTTGAGGCATTTCGAGGGTTGCAGGGGTGTTTTGGACCTGGGCTGCGGGCGGGGAGAGTTCCTGGAACTTCTTAAAGAACGAGGCGTCGAGGCCATTGGAGTGGACTCGAATCCGGAGATGGTTCGCGTGTGCAGCTCGAAGGGCCTTGACGTAAGACACGCGGACTTGGTTGCCTTTCTCGAGGCGGCCGATGACAACTCACTTGATGGCATCTTCTGCGCCCAGGTCGTGGAGCACTTCAGAGCGGGTCAGGTCTTGAGGCTGTGTAAGCTGATGGCCCAGAAGCTTGCTCCGGGCGGCGTTGTCGTGATAGAGACGATAGACCCTCGCTCGATCTACGCCTTGGTAAACAATTTCCTGCTCGACCCGTCTCATCTGTTCCCTATTCATCCCAGGCTCTTGCAGTTCGGGTTCTCTCTCACGGACGTTGAGCTTCGGGAGGTGGAGCGTCTGGCTCCCGTGGCGCCGGGTGAGCGGCTTGCCGTTTCGGCGGCTGAATCTACGGCGGATTCAGACGCTGCCTTTGAAGGCGTGGTAGAGGGGAACTTCAGGAAGCTCGATGACTTCTTGTTTGGCTATCAGGATTACGCGGTTGTTGGTAGGAAAGTTTAG